A genomic region of Papaver somniferum cultivar HN1 chromosome 7, ASM357369v1, whole genome shotgun sequence contains the following coding sequences:
- the LOC113295269 gene encoding MLO-like protein 12, which translates to MRIEHYKMLILISISTGSQSCITTPLHPILLSIFFYKPHSSLLVLTYSNLDLLSCNGPVVMAGSGRSLEQTPTWAVAVVCFALVLISIIIEHIIHLIGKWLTKKRKRALYEALEKIKAELMLLGFISLLLTIGQVPISKICIPQSVANTWHPCSKQQEYDLYNIGSVTTAFHNTDSHESNNLVGTPGRRLVSNSSYPLSSHRRALAGGGDYDVCAAKGNKVPLVSPYGIHQLHIFIFVLALSHVLYCIVTMALGRLKMRRWKSWEKETKTAEYQFTHDPERFRFARDTSFGRRHLSSWSSSPALIWIVCFFRQFGRSVPKVDYLTLRHGFIMAHLAPQSSVKFDFQKYIKRSLEEDFKVVVGISPPIWFFAVLFLLFNTHGWYSYLWLPFIPFIVSFTFHYLHFVVLCVSRITNSVNKFRLSEKLIV; encoded by the exons ATGCGTATTGAACACTACAAGATGTTGATATTGATATCGATATCTACGGGATC TCAGAGTTGTATTACCACACCGTTGCATCCAATTTTGCTCTCTATCTTTTTCTATAAACCCCACTCCTCATTATTGGTTTTAACTTATTCGAACTTGGATTTATTATCTTGTAATGGACCTGTTGTGATGGCGGGAAGTGGCCGTTCGTTAGAGCAGACGCCAACTTGGGCAGTTGCTGTGGTGTGTTTTGCATTGGTTTTGATTTCTATCATAATTGAACATATCATCCACCTTATTGGGAAG TGGTTGACAAAGAAGCGCAAACGAGCTCTGTATGAAGCACTTGAGAAGATCAAAGCAG AGCTAATGTTACTAGGGTTCATTTCATTGCTACTGACGATAGGACAAGtgcccatctcaaagatttgCATCCCACAGAGTGTTGCTAATACTTGGCATCCATGTAGCAAGCAACAAGAATATGACTTGTACAACATTGGCAGCGTCACAACAGCATTTCATAATACTGATTCCCATGAATCCAACAACTTAGTGGGCACTCCCGGCCGTAGACTTGTCTCTAATTCATCGTATCCACTTTCAAGTCATCGGCGCGCTTTAGCTGGAGGAGGAGACTATGATGTATGCGCGGCCAAG GGGAATAAAGTGCCACTTGTGTCACCATATGGAATTCATCAGCTACATATCTTCATATTTGTATTAGCCCTCTCTCATGTTCTTTACTGTATTGTCACCATGGCTTTGGGAAGGCTTAAG ATGAGACGCTGGAAGTCATGGGAAAAGGAAACAAAGACGGCTGAATACCAATTTACACATG ATCCAGAGAGGTTTAGGTTTGCAAGAGATACATCATTTGGTAGAAGGCACCTGAGTTCCTGGAGCAGCTCTCCCGCACTCATCTGGATT GTTTGTTTCTTCAGACAATTCGGTCGGTCGGTACCTAAAGTGGATTATTTGACTCTGCGACACGGATTCATAATG GCTCATTTGGCTCCACAAAGTTCGGTCAAGTTTGATTTCCAGAAATATATAAAAAGATCACTTGAAGAAGATTTTAAAGTGGTTGTAGGAATCAG CCCACCAATTTGGTTCTTTGCTGTGCTGTTTCTGCTATTCAACACCCATG GATGGTATTCATATCTATGGTTGCCCTTCATCCCATTTATTGTGAGTTTCACTTTTCATTAtcttcattttgttgttttatgcgTCTCGAGGATAACCAACTCCGTAAACAAGTTCCGACTATCGGAAAAGTTGATTGTTTGA
- the LOC113298507 gene encoding MLO-like protein 6 has protein sequence MAGGGGTGRSLEQTPTWAVAVVCFALVLISIIIEHIIHLIGKWFQRKHKKALYEAFEKIKSELMLLGFLSLLLTVGQGPISKICIPKSVAATWHPCSGEEETRLNNNGGDKTTSSNADDNESEDVVATLGRKLLSNISRLSSNSTPSHRRVLAGGSTDVCAAKGKVPFVSSDGIHQLHIFISVLAISHVLYCILTMALGRLKMRRWKSWEKETRTIEYEFTQDPERFRFARDTSFGRRHLNFWSKSPVLIWVVCFFRQFVRSVPKVDYLTLRHGFIMAHLSPQSSTKFNFQKYINRSLEEDFKVVVGISPPIWFFAVLFLLFNTHGWFSYLWLPFIPFIIILLVGTKLQVIITRMGLRIQEKSDIVRGVPVVQPADDLFWFSRPRLILYLIHFVLFQNAFQLAFFVWTWWEFGLKSCFHEHIEDVVIRISMGVLIQILCSYVTLPLYALVTQMGSSMKSTIFNDSIATALRKWHHTAKKQIKQNQRSRTVTPMSSRPGTPTHGTSPIHLLRYYRQEADSSLQTSPRLSNIDNENWDSEGSPSPMHQHEYQLDSPSSHKHHFRSNLVGPTEEEVKEFQDLTLSDLSPPSAPPATSRGQHEIDVESSRPKPIMIGSKDFSFDKR, from the exons ATGGCGGGAGGTGGAGGGACAGGTCGGTCGTTAGAGCAAACGCCGACATGGGCAGTTGCAGTGGTGTGTTTTGCGTTGGTTTTGATATCTATCATAATTGAACATATCATCCACCTCATTGGAAAG TGGtttcaaagaaaacataaaaaagcTCTATATGAAGCATTCGAGAAGATCAAATCTGAGCTAATGTTGCTAGGGTTCTTATCATTGCTGCTGACAGTGGGACAAGGGCCCATTTCAAAGATTTGCATACCCAAGAGTGTTGCTGCTACATGGCATCCATGTAGTGGTGAAGAAGAAACTAGATTGAACAACAACGGTGGCGACAAAACAACATCTAGTAACGCCGACGACAATGAATCAGAAGACGTGGTGGCTACATTGGGACGAAAACTTCTCTCTAATATTTCAAGATTATCATCAAATTCAACTCCTAGTCATCGGCGTGTCTTAGCCGGAGGAAGCACCGATGTATGCGCAGCAAAG GGTAAGGTACCATTTGTATCATCGGATGGTATTCATCAGCTACACATCTTCATTTCCGTTTTAGCCATTTCTCACGTTCTTTACTGTATTCTCACCATGGCTTTGGGAAGGCTCAAG ATGAGACGGTGGAAATCATGGGAAAAAGAGACAAGAACAATTGAATACGAATTcacccaag ATCCTGAGAGGTTTAGGTTTGCGAGAGATACATCATTCGGAAGAAGGCACTTGAATTTCTGGAGTAAATCACCTGTTCTCATCTGGGTG GTTTGCTTTTTCAGACAATTTGTTAGGTCAGTACCTAAAGTGGATTATTTGACCCTTCGACACGGTTTCATTATG GCTCATTTGTCACCCCAAAGTTCAACCAAGTTTAATTTTCAGAAGTACATAAATAGatcacttgaagaagatttcAAAGTAGTCGTCGGAATCAG CCCACCAATTTGGTTCTTTGCTGTTTTGTTTCTGCTATTCAACACCCACGGATGGTTTTCTTATCTATGGCTACCCTTTATCCCATTCATT ATTATTTTGCTAGTAGGAACAAAGTTACAAGTGATTATAACAAGAATGGGGTTAAGGATACAAGAGAAAAGTGACATTGTGAGAGGAGTACCTGTTGTTCAACCAGCCGATGACCTCTTCTGGTTTAGTCGCCCACGTCTCATTCTCTACTTAATCCATTTCGTTCTATTTCAG AATGCCTTTCAGCTGGCGTTTTTCGTATGGACTTGG TGGGAATTTGGATTGAAATCTTGTTTCCATGAACATATAGAGGATGTTGTCATCAGAATCTCAATGGG GGTGTTGATACaaatcttgtgtagttacgttaCTCTACCACTCTATGCATTGGTTACTCAGATGGGTTCAAGCATGAAATCTACTATTTTCAATGACAGTATAGCAACAGCTCTAAGGAAATGGCATCATACAGctaaaaaacaaattaaacaaaacCAACGATCACGAACAGTAACGCCAATGTCGAGTAGGCCAGGAACGCCAACGCACGGAACGTCACCGATTCATCTCTTACGCTATTACCGTCAAGAAGCTGATAGTAGTCTCCAAACATCTCCAAGGTTATCAAATATTGACAACGAAAATTGGGATAGCGAAGGTTCACCGTCTCCAATGCACCAACATGAGTACCAGCTTGATAGCCCTTCGTCTCACAAACATCATTTCCGATCCAACCTTGTTGGTCCAACCGAAGAAGAAGTGAAAGAGTTTCAGGATTTGACTTTGTCGGATTTGTCTCCACCGTCTGCTCCTCCGGCTACTTCTAGAGGTCAACATGAAATCGATGTGGAAAGTAGCCGGCCAAAACCAATTATGATTGGTTCCAAAGATTTCTCATTTGACAAAAGATGA